A region from the Microbacterium sp. NC79 genome encodes:
- a CDS encoding tyrosine-protein phosphatase: MANDTGIFNLRTIGAPTPWLVRTGAVEQITDSGKAVLEAARVSVVVDLREPDEVPARRADLPVVNVPLYGTTPPVIGTLESVYETLLRERGTALTAAVGVVADADGSALVHCTAGKDRTGLVVALARLAAGDDENEVVADYAASGPEVRKVRLTHAQQAAVGHEDSAGIMRLHLDSPPAAMHYALSIIAEWGGARDYLRTHGLTERQLFALQSKARGNRAA; encoded by the coding sequence ATGGCGAACGACACCGGAATTTTCAACCTCCGCACGATCGGCGCACCCACCCCGTGGCTGGTTCGCACCGGCGCTGTGGAGCAGATCACCGACTCGGGCAAAGCGGTGCTGGAAGCAGCGCGCGTCAGCGTGGTCGTTGATCTCCGCGAACCCGACGAAGTGCCAGCACGCCGCGCCGATCTCCCGGTCGTGAATGTGCCCCTGTACGGAACCACGCCGCCGGTTATCGGCACTCTGGAATCGGTGTACGAGACGCTCCTCCGCGAGCGCGGCACAGCATTGACTGCTGCCGTCGGCGTTGTCGCTGACGCAGACGGTTCCGCCCTCGTGCACTGCACCGCAGGCAAGGACCGCACCGGACTCGTCGTCGCCCTCGCTCGACTTGCCGCTGGCGACGATGAGAACGAGGTTGTTGCGGACTACGCGGCATCTGGCCCCGAGGTGCGGAAGGTTCGCCTCACCCATGCACAGCAGGCAGCCGTAGGCCACGAAGACAGTGCGGGCATCATGCGCCTACACCTGGACAGCCCGCCAGCTGCCATGCACTATGCGCTCAGCATCATCGCGGAGTGGGGCGGAGCTCGTGACTATCTCCGCACCCACGGCCTCACCGAACGCCAGCTGTTTGCCCTGCAGAGCAAGGCGCGTGGAAACCGCGCAGCATGA
- a CDS encoding adenylosuccinate synthase codes for MPGIVIVGVQWGDEGKGKATDLLGERTDWVVKFNGGNNAGHTVVVGNEKYALHLLPSGILSPGVTPVIGNGVVIDLEVLFAELTALSARGIDVSRLKVSANAHIITQYHRTLDKVTERFLGKRQIGTTGRGIGPAYADKINRVGIRVQDLFDENILRQKVEGALDQKNHLLVKLFNRRAITADEIVDDLLAYAERLKPMAADTALLLADALDRGEVVVFEGGQATMLDVDHGTYPFVTSSSATAGGAATGSGVGPNRLDRIVGIVKAYTTRVGSGPFTTELFDADGDMLRSRGFEFGTTTGRPRRVGWYDAPITRYATRINGLTDLVLTKLDILTGIEQIPVCVAYDVDGVRFDEVPVNMTDFHHAKPIYEFFPGWTEDISTARTFEDLPQNAQDYVLALEKMSNTRISVIGVGPARDEVVVRTPLLD; via the coding sequence ATGCCAGGAATCGTGATCGTCGGCGTCCAATGGGGCGACGAGGGCAAAGGTAAAGCGACAGACCTTCTCGGTGAACGCACCGACTGGGTCGTCAAGTTCAACGGCGGCAACAACGCCGGCCACACCGTTGTTGTGGGCAACGAGAAGTACGCACTTCACTTGCTCCCCAGCGGCATCCTTTCGCCCGGAGTCACGCCCGTCATCGGTAACGGTGTCGTCATCGACCTCGAAGTTCTCTTCGCTGAGCTCACCGCACTCAGCGCTCGCGGCATCGACGTCTCGCGCCTGAAGGTGAGCGCCAACGCGCACATCATCACGCAGTATCACCGCACACTCGACAAGGTCACCGAGCGCTTCCTCGGAAAGCGCCAGATCGGAACCACGGGTCGCGGAATCGGGCCGGCATACGCCGACAAGATCAACCGCGTGGGCATCCGCGTGCAAGACCTGTTCGACGAAAACATTCTGCGCCAGAAGGTCGAAGGTGCGCTCGACCAGAAGAACCACCTGCTGGTCAAGCTCTTCAACCGTCGCGCGATCACGGCCGACGAAATCGTCGACGACCTGCTCGCCTACGCAGAACGCCTGAAGCCGATGGCGGCTGACACCGCGCTGCTGCTGGCTGACGCTCTTGACCGGGGCGAAGTTGTCGTGTTTGAGGGTGGCCAGGCCACGATGCTCGACGTTGACCACGGAACCTACCCGTTCGTGACGTCGTCGTCGGCAACCGCTGGAGGCGCTGCAACGGGTTCAGGTGTCGGCCCGAACCGCCTCGACCGCATCGTCGGAATCGTCAAGGCGTACACGACGCGCGTTGGCTCTGGCCCGTTCACGACCGAACTGTTTGACGCTGATGGCGACATGTTGCGCTCGCGCGGTTTTGAGTTTGGAACCACGACCGGCCGTCCGCGCCGCGTCGGCTGGTACGACGCCCCGATCACGCGTTACGCCACTCGCATCAACGGTCTCACCGACCTGGTGCTGACGAAGCTCGACATTCTCACCGGCATCGAGCAGATCCCGGTGTGTGTCGCGTACGACGTTGACGGCGTTCGCTTTGACGAGGTTCCGGTCAACATGACCGACTTCCACCACGCCAAGCCGATCTACGAGTTCTTCCCCGGCTGGACGGAAGACATCTCCACCGCTCGCACGTTCGAAGACCTGCCGCAGAACGCGCAGGACTATGTTCTGGCACTCGAAAAGATGAGCAACACACGCATCTCGGTCATCGGCGTGGGCCCCGCCCGCGACGAGGTCGTCGTACGCACGCCGCTTCTCGACTAA
- a CDS encoding M3 family metallopeptidase gives MTSELLALPTSADEWMEFVTTRPDAFLAKAREHVAALKDGTPRTAVETLNLWNEVTWSLKSAGSPSYVLSECHPDPAVRDAGSERYLAAVAFETELMLDRDLFELFTNTLATDEASDLTAEESRLLEHTLRDLRLAGVGLDDAGRARAQELADRDSQLSVEFNKNIRDGKRSMRIAPDALAGLPQDFIDNHPVDDDGLITLTTDYPDYVPVREYATNRDTRVAISKLYNDLAWPANDPILAELLDVRRERAQLLGFGDWSDVETATRMAGSSANVDAFLTRVDDASRDAAATEYGTVLARLQQEVPHATDVTTADLAYLLNTIRREQYDVDAQVVRSYFTFTAVMQGVLDLTGALLGLEYHPVSVPTWHDDVHVFDVAKAGATIGRIYLDMHPRDGKFNHAACFDLVVGRDGVELPEGVLMCNFARGTMEHDEVTTFLHEFGHLVHAILAGHQRFTAQSGIATEWDFVEAPSQMLEEWAWDADVLARFARNTQGEAIPAALVERMREADAFGRALLVRRQLGFARVSYQLHHDVPADITAAAAHWVDTTSPVKNLEGSHFACSFGHLTGYGASYYTYQWSLVIARDLLTAFGDDLMNETVATRYRESVLEPGGTKDAADLVRDFLGREYTFDAYRDWLSGR, from the coding sequence ATGACCAGTGAACTGCTCGCCCTTCCGACGTCCGCAGACGAGTGGATGGAGTTCGTCACGACCCGGCCCGATGCGTTCCTCGCGAAGGCCCGTGAACACGTCGCAGCCCTGAAAGACGGCACGCCACGCACCGCGGTGGAGACGCTCAACCTCTGGAATGAGGTCACCTGGTCGCTGAAGTCTGCCGGCAGCCCGAGCTACGTGCTCAGTGAATGCCACCCTGACCCCGCTGTCCGGGACGCAGGGTCAGAGCGCTATCTTGCCGCGGTCGCCTTCGAAACCGAGCTCATGCTTGATCGCGACCTTTTCGAGCTGTTCACCAACACGCTCGCTACCGATGAGGCCAGTGACCTCACGGCAGAAGAGTCGCGACTTCTCGAACACACGCTGCGTGACTTGAGGCTCGCCGGCGTCGGACTCGACGACGCCGGGCGTGCTCGCGCACAAGAACTGGCCGACCGCGACTCACAGCTCAGCGTCGAGTTCAACAAGAACATTCGTGATGGTAAGCGCAGCATGCGCATCGCCCCTGACGCCCTCGCCGGGCTCCCGCAAGACTTCATCGACAACCACCCTGTCGACGACGATGGCCTGATCACGCTCACCACCGACTACCCCGACTACGTTCCGGTGCGCGAGTACGCCACCAACCGTGACACCCGCGTCGCCATCTCCAAGCTGTACAACGACCTCGCTTGGCCCGCAAACGACCCGATTCTCGCTGAGCTCCTCGACGTCCGCCGCGAGCGCGCGCAACTCCTCGGTTTCGGCGACTGGTCAGACGTTGAGACCGCCACGCGCATGGCTGGCTCGTCGGCCAACGTCGATGCCTTCCTCACCAGAGTTGACGATGCGTCCCGCGATGCCGCTGCGACCGAGTACGGCACTGTGCTCGCACGACTGCAGCAGGAGGTTCCGCACGCCACCGACGTCACAACGGCCGATCTCGCCTACCTGCTCAACACGATCAGGCGCGAGCAGTATGACGTCGACGCCCAGGTCGTGCGGTCATACTTCACGTTCACCGCCGTCATGCAGGGCGTGCTTGACCTCACCGGCGCGCTCCTTGGCCTTGAGTACCACCCGGTCAGTGTGCCGACGTGGCACGACGACGTGCACGTATTCGATGTTGCGAAAGCGGGCGCCACCATCGGCCGCATTTACCTCGACATGCACCCGCGCGACGGCAAGTTCAACCACGCGGCATGCTTCGACCTCGTCGTAGGTCGCGACGGCGTCGAGCTGCCCGAAGGTGTACTGATGTGCAACTTTGCGCGCGGAACCATGGAGCATGATGAGGTGACCACGTTCCTTCACGAGTTTGGTCACCTCGTGCACGCGATTCTCGCTGGACACCAGCGGTTTACCGCACAGAGCGGCATCGCAACGGAGTGGGACTTTGTTGAGGCGCCGAGCCAAATGCTCGAAGAGTGGGCGTGGGACGCCGACGTGCTCGCCCGCTTCGCCCGCAATACCCAGGGCGAAGCGATTCCGGCGGCGCTCGTTGAGCGCATGCGCGAAGCCGATGCGTTTGGGCGCGCGCTTCTCGTGCGGCGCCAGCTCGGCTTTGCCCGCGTCTCCTACCAACTGCACCACGATGTTCCGGCAGACATCACCGCGGCCGCCGCGCACTGGGTTGACACGACTTCACCCGTCAAGAATCTTGAGGGTAGCCACTTCGCGTGCTCGTTCGGACACCTCACCGGCTATGGCGCGAGCTACTACACCTACCAATGGAGTCTGGTCATCGCGCGCGATCTGCTCACCGCTTTCGGCGACGACCTCATGAACGAGACCGTCGCCACCCGCTACCGCGAATCGGTGCTCGAGCCCGGCGGCACGAAGGATGCGGCCGACCTCGTGCGCGACTTCCTCGGGCGCGAGTACACCTTTGACGCGTACCGCGACTGGCTCAGCGGCAGATAG
- a CDS encoding MurR/RpiR family transcriptional regulator gives MTTDPGTLARIRASLASLVPSERRVADLIVQRPDHITGLSTAELAQAAGTSTATVIRACQSLGFRGFQHLRLEVARATPSPSLPDDQRATAFDEAISALSTARECVNEDRIIRAVDLLTNARRIVLIGSGFSGPPLQDFALRMQTIGYSIEAPVDALAQQFAANALTDRDVALALSYSGANAQTMRAVTAAHERGAHVIVITSYARSFLGRLAHVTISTGPASTPHAVDPAYARLGHTVVLHALHAELARHASHADVTQMRHVVADAIADD, from the coding sequence ATGACGACAGACCCCGGCACTCTCGCACGAATCCGCGCATCGCTGGCCTCACTCGTGCCCAGCGAGCGACGCGTTGCCGACCTCATTGTTCAGCGCCCCGACCACATCACCGGGCTCTCCACCGCTGAGCTCGCGCAGGCCGCAGGCACGTCAACCGCGACCGTGATCCGCGCGTGCCAGAGCCTCGGGTTTCGAGGATTTCAACACCTCCGCCTTGAAGTCGCCAGGGCGACACCCTCACCGTCACTTCCTGACGACCAGCGCGCGACGGCCTTCGACGAAGCCATCTCGGCGCTCAGCACCGCAAGGGAATGCGTCAACGAAGACCGCATCATCAGGGCAGTCGACCTGCTCACGAACGCCCGTCGCATCGTGTTGATCGGCAGCGGATTCTCGGGCCCGCCGCTGCAAGACTTCGCCCTGCGCATGCAGACGATTGGCTATTCCATTGAGGCGCCGGTTGACGCACTGGCCCAACAGTTTGCTGCCAATGCGCTCACCGACCGTGACGTTGCCCTGGCGCTGAGCTATTCGGGGGCAAACGCGCAAACGATGCGCGCCGTCACCGCGGCCCACGAACGCGGCGCTCACGTCATTGTCATCACGAGCTATGCCCGCTCTTTTCTCGGGCGCCTCGCTCACGTGACCATCTCAACGGGCCCAGCCAGCACGCCACACGCCGTCGATCCGGCGTACGCGCGTCTTGGTCACACCGTTGTTCTGCATGCACTTCACGCGGAGCTTGCCAGGCACGCGTCACACGCCGATGTCACGCAAATGCGTCATGTCGTCGCCGATGCGATCGCCGACGACTGA
- a CDS encoding tyrosine-protein phosphatase, translated as MTPTETLATPPALHNFRPVGGFTTRDGRHVRADRVFRSAAPMREPATATTDVVGSGVRTIVDLRDSGERARTPGAWQHDELTVHHIPVFDDQLRDLPFDTLDELYGHMVNSFGGQLGAAVSTIAAGANDGVLLHCTAGKDRTGVISALMLDVLDVDRNTILDDFSASQRLLGADYLADLFAGHDPASLPGMAAHKATASPPELLITMFARVEHQHGSSEAFLRANGVTDASLTALASALIAP; from the coding sequence ATGACTCCCACTGAAACGCTTGCCACTCCCCCTGCGTTGCACAACTTCCGCCCGGTCGGCGGCTTTACTACGCGCGATGGCCGTCATGTTCGCGCCGATCGGGTGTTCCGTTCTGCTGCTCCGATGCGGGAGCCCGCCACGGCGACGACCGATGTTGTTGGTTCCGGTGTGCGTACGATCGTTGACCTGCGTGACTCGGGCGAACGTGCCCGCACGCCCGGTGCGTGGCAGCACGATGAGCTGACCGTGCACCACATTCCGGTGTTTGACGATCAGCTGCGCGATCTTCCGTTCGACACGCTCGATGAGCTGTACGGGCACATGGTGAACTCATTTGGTGGCCAGCTCGGCGCCGCGGTGAGCACCATTGCAGCGGGCGCGAATGACGGCGTGCTGCTGCACTGCACGGCAGGAAAAGACCGCACCGGAGTGATCAGCGCGCTCATGCTCGACGTTCTTGACGTCGATCGCAACACGATTCTGGACGACTTCTCGGCGTCCCAGCGCCTCCTGGGCGCGGACTATCTCGCCGACCTCTTCGCCGGACACGACCCGGCATCGCTTCCCGGCATGGCCGCGCACAAGGCGACGGCCTCGCCGCCCGAGCTCCTCATCACGATGTTCGCCCGCGTGGAGCACCAGCACGGCTCGTCGGAGGCTTTCCTGCGCGCCAACGGCGTCACCGACGCCTCCCTAACCGCCCTCGCATCCGCCCTCATCGCCCCGTAG
- a CDS encoding metallophosphoesterase, whose product MSIESGRLTIVHVSDVHATEDRALYGSIDGIERLTRLGSYLADVGVTPEAIIVSGDLAERRNPGIYPALRDAFAKLEQQAGAPVLTVLGNHDDPDASRVLRGHETTHYRTVMLDGLRVILLDSHTGELGAVQRDWLRTELETPAPLGTVIAVHHAPLGSPMPSLARAGLADASAFLDISAGRDVRLVLSGHFHHALSATVRGVPISVGPSLSYHQVMDAGPQYVSGHDMPMFSLVHLLPGAAATTAVALQTPRPLFTSPLTIPTR is encoded by the coding sequence ATGAGCATTGAATCGGGCCGCCTCACGATCGTTCACGTCAGCGACGTGCACGCCACAGAAGACCGCGCGCTCTACGGATCGATTGACGGCATCGAGCGCCTCACTCGACTCGGCAGTTATCTCGCCGACGTCGGCGTCACCCCCGAGGCCATCATCGTCTCTGGTGACCTCGCGGAGCGACGCAACCCCGGCATCTACCCCGCGCTGCGTGACGCCTTCGCCAAACTCGAGCAGCAGGCTGGCGCCCCCGTCCTCACGGTGCTCGGTAATCATGATGACCCCGACGCTTCGAGGGTGCTCCGCGGTCACGAGACAACGCACTACCGCACCGTCATGCTCGATGGCCTGCGGGTTATTCTGCTCGATTCTCACACCGGCGAGCTCGGCGCCGTGCAGCGCGATTGGTTGCGCACCGAGCTGGAAACGCCCGCTCCGCTCGGCACCGTGATCGCCGTGCACCACGCACCGCTTGGCTCCCCCATGCCGTCGCTGGCACGTGCGGGTCTTGCGGACGCCAGCGCCTTTCTCGACATTTCTGCCGGTCGCGACGTGCGCTTAGTCCTCTCCGGGCATTTCCATCACGCGCTGTCAGCCACGGTTCGCGGGGTTCCGATCTCCGTCGGCCCGTCGCTTTCCTACCACCAGGTCATGGACGCTGGCCCGCAATACGTCAGCGGTCATGACATGCCGATGTTCTCGCTGGTGCACCTGCTTCCCGGCGCCGCGGCCACCACGGCGGTTGCGCTCCAGACCCCCCGCCCACTTTTCACTTCTCCCCTCACCATCCCTACTCGTTAA
- a CDS encoding chorismate mutase yields MTAEDPTTTLLRLRATIDNIDAALIFMLAERFRATQQVGVLKAEHAMPASDPNREEQQVTRLKQLAEAAHLDPEFAEKWFNFVVAEVIRHHTKTAEERA; encoded by the coding sequence ATGACCGCGGAAGACCCCACCACCACGCTGCTCCGCCTGCGCGCGACGATCGACAACATCGACGCCGCCCTCATCTTTATGCTGGCCGAGAGGTTCCGTGCCACGCAGCAGGTGGGTGTACTCAAGGCCGAACACGCGATGCCCGCGTCAGACCCGAACCGCGAAGAGCAACAGGTGACGCGCCTCAAGCAGCTCGCTGAGGCCGCGCACCTTGACCCCGAATTCGCCGAAAAGTGGTTCAACTTCGTCGTCGCCGAGGTCATCCGCCACCACACCAAGACCGCCGAAGAGCGCGCCTAA
- a CDS encoding Pr6Pr family membrane protein: MSEGAAVTPAKNVRVIWAIVRLATAALIAAAVIAQFTTTFTLAAEKGRDVTTTLVNFFSFFTILSNCLGAIVMLIGGLWLLTRGARKQWEPRWMSYAWISVGTYMVVTGIVYNILLRGYVLEQGATVVWANEVLHLIGPAIFLLDLIFCIARRRVGWTAMGVAVIFPIAWVMYTLLRGENVTSPVTGDPYWYPYPFLNPYLQPNGYFGVGLYVIGIAAAILAVAALAVWRTRMRRGADSPAPVVPEPSAEVAETTAAPEVAAPTAAP; this comes from the coding sequence ATGAGCGAAGGCGCAGCAGTGACTCCGGCGAAGAATGTCCGCGTGATCTGGGCGATCGTACGCCTGGCAACAGCGGCGCTCATCGCTGCCGCTGTCATCGCACAATTCACCACGACGTTCACCCTCGCGGCAGAAAAGGGCCGTGACGTTACGACGACATTGGTGAACTTCTTCAGCTTCTTCACGATCCTGTCCAACTGTCTCGGCGCGATCGTGATGTTGATCGGCGGGCTCTGGCTACTCACACGGGGCGCCCGCAAACAGTGGGAACCACGCTGGATGTCGTACGCGTGGATCAGCGTCGGAACCTACATGGTGGTCACCGGCATTGTCTACAACATCCTGCTGCGCGGATACGTGCTGGAGCAGGGCGCCACCGTGGTCTGGGCCAATGAAGTACTGCATCTCATCGGCCCCGCGATCTTCCTCCTCGACCTCATCTTTTGCATTGCGCGGCGCCGCGTGGGCTGGACCGCCATGGGCGTCGCCGTGATCTTCCCCATCGCCTGGGTGATGTACACGCTCCTCCGCGGAGAGAACGTCACGAGCCCGGTCACCGGTGACCCGTACTGGTACCCCTACCCGTTCCTCAACCCGTACCTGCAACCCAACGGATACTTCGGCGTCGGCCTCTACGTCATCGGCATCGCCGCCGCCATTCTCGCGGTCGCGGCGCTTGCCGTCTGGCGCACGCGCATGCGGCGCGGTGCTGATTCGCCAGCACCCGTGGTTCCGGAACCATCGGCTGAGGTCGCCGAGACCACGGCGGCACCCGAAGTCGCGGCCCCCACCGCCGCACCCTGA
- a CDS encoding beta-propeller fold lactonase family protein, whose translation MRFWLGGYTADMSGHAAGIGVLLAGEPAAQSPRGALTFAGTAVHAESPSWLVAHPTLDVVYATLEERGAVQAFRRTGEDTLTPFGGPVSTGYATCHAAVAPGAGTLVTAAYGDGTITRVSLAADGSLQGATALSSTTDPYSFEAANPPASLAASAANGAIDLSAAAAALREAAGPEFAHLVPDYDNPEPVETLPVVEDPNARVSRGHHTTFVAGGLFATTDLGFDLVRIWRGDIEIQQVALPKGSGPRHAVWHPSGHLYVVTEYSGEVYGLAPDREGMWRIVTAVPVSREISFGVDFPAEISMTADGLFLHVTVRGSNTIATIAVRDGGARLDSLALVESGVDWPRHHVLVGDTILVAGQRSDEVVSFSIDPRSGVVGQLLHRAPAPTPTALVPIFD comes from the coding sequence ATGCGGTTCTGGCTCGGCGGGTACACCGCTGACATGAGCGGTCACGCCGCCGGTATTGGCGTATTGCTGGCAGGAGAGCCTGCCGCGCAATCGCCCCGCGGTGCGCTCACGTTTGCTGGCACAGCCGTGCACGCTGAGTCTCCCTCCTGGCTGGTCGCGCACCCCACACTCGATGTTGTCTACGCAACGCTCGAAGAGCGCGGTGCCGTCCAGGCCTTCCGTCGCACAGGTGAAGACACCCTCACCCCGTTCGGCGGCCCGGTATCAACCGGATACGCCACGTGCCACGCCGCCGTCGCGCCGGGTGCTGGCACGTTGGTGACTGCCGCCTATGGCGACGGAACCATTACGCGCGTGTCGCTCGCGGCGGACGGTTCGCTGCAGGGTGCGACGGCGCTGTCATCGACCACCGACCCGTACAGCTTTGAGGCGGCGAATCCGCCGGCGAGCCTCGCGGCGAGTGCGGCGAACGGAGCGATTGATCTGAGTGCTGCCGCCGCGGCACTTCGAGAGGCCGCTGGCCCCGAATTCGCGCACCTGGTTCCGGACTATGACAACCCGGAACCCGTCGAGACGCTCCCTGTCGTCGAAGATCCGAACGCGCGCGTTTCTCGCGGTCACCACACCACGTTCGTGGCTGGTGGGCTGTTTGCGACGACCGACCTCGGCTTTGACCTGGTGCGAATCTGGCGAGGCGACATCGAAATTCAGCAGGTTGCGCTGCCAAAGGGGTCGGGCCCGCGGCACGCGGTGTGGCACCCGAGCGGTCACCTCTACGTCGTCACGGAGTATTCAGGTGAGGTCTATGGCCTGGCTCCTGACCGGGAAGGCATGTGGCGCATCGTCACCGCGGTTCCGGTTTCACGGGAAATATCGTTCGGTGTTGACTTTCCTGCGGAGATTTCGATGACCGCAGATGGCCTGTTCTTGCACGTCACTGTGCGCGGTTCCAACACGATCGCGACGATCGCGGTGCGTGATGGTGGCGCACGACTCGACAGCCTTGCGCTCGTCGAGTCGGGTGTGGACTGGCCCCGTCACCACGTACTCGTTGGTGACACGATTCTTGTCGCGGGGCAGCGCTCTGACGAGGTCGTTTCGTTCAGCATCGACCCCCGCTCGGGCGTTGTTGGTCAGCTTTTGCACCGCGCCCCTGCCCCGACGCCGACGGCTCTGGTTCCGATCTTCGACTAG
- a CDS encoding DUF4132 domain-containing protein, which produces MVHNAAGDVVSVADNAVVRIAHVSLVAQQDAVLWRGIMAAQQDRPALFEQFDAAAITPSSDGTSVRDRDGYVTTVGAVRAVARKRGYQRETPDEGPWFFRFTKLFTELGIEVHITISGALIPEQNDDAVSIFELTFVRVDDVSRVPMTIAEVPPVLLRETYRDYLAFAAKGAFDPEWTSAIKTQP; this is translated from the coding sequence GTGGTGCACAACGCGGCAGGTGACGTCGTGTCGGTTGCCGATAATGCCGTCGTACGCATCGCCCACGTGTCGTTGGTTGCGCAACAAGACGCGGTGCTGTGGCGCGGCATCATGGCCGCACAGCAGGACCGCCCGGCGCTGTTCGAACAGTTCGATGCCGCCGCGATCACGCCTTCGTCTGACGGAACCTCGGTGCGCGACCGTGACGGCTACGTCACGACCGTTGGCGCCGTGCGTGCCGTTGCGCGCAAGCGTGGCTATCAGCGTGAGACGCCGGACGAAGGGCCCTGGTTCTTCCGATTCACGAAGCTGTTCACTGAACTGGGTATCGAAGTGCACATCACCATCTCCGGAGCGTTGATCCCCGAGCAGAATGACGATGCTGTCTCGATTTTCGAGCTCACGTTCGTTCGCGTCGATGATGTCTCACGCGTACCGATGACCATTGCTGAGGTTCCGCCGGTATTACTGCGCGAGACCTATCGCGACTACCTCGCGTTTGCGGCGAAGGGTGCGTTCGACCCGGAATGGACGAGCGCGATCAAGACACAGCCCTGA
- a CDS encoding ABC transporter ATP-binding protein, with translation MTSLLFDASRVSMQYPGSSKPAVNGVSLTVEPGRHLGIIGESGSGKTTLARMLLGLNRPTTGTINYRGQEVPVGRHKASRDFRRRVQVVLQDPFASLNPRMPVGRIIAEPVRALRPTWDARSRTLELLAAVGLGEEFAQRLPRELSGGQRQRVAIARALAPRPETVIADEPVSALDVSVRAHVLQLLRRLAAHEELTLIVISHDLGIVDGLCKDALVMRSGRIVEHGPVGDVLENPQADYTRELLASVPLLPRREDRTHDSH, from the coding sequence ATGACGTCGCTGTTGTTCGACGCGTCGCGCGTCTCGATGCAATATCCCGGCTCGTCGAAGCCGGCCGTCAACGGCGTCTCGCTCACGGTGGAGCCGGGGCGCCACCTCGGCATCATCGGCGAATCCGGGTCCGGCAAGACAACGCTGGCGCGCATGCTGCTGGGGCTTAACCGCCCGACGACCGGAACCATCAACTATCGCGGCCAGGAGGTTCCCGTTGGTCGCCATAAAGCGTCGCGAGACTTTCGCCGACGTGTTCAGGTGGTGCTGCAGGATCCGTTTGCGTCCTTGAACCCGCGCATGCCGGTGGGCCGCATTATTGCGGAGCCGGTGCGCGCGTTGCGCCCCACGTGGGATGCGCGCTCTCGCACGCTCGAGCTGCTGGCCGCCGTGGGGCTTGGCGAAGAGTTTGCCCAGCGCCTGCCGCGTGAGCTCTCCGGTGGGCAGCGTCAACGTGTCGCGATCGCCCGTGCGCTCGCCCCACGCCCGGAGACCGTGATTGCTGACGAGCCGGTCAGCGCCCTCGATGTTTCGGTGCGGGCGCACGTGCTGCAACTGTTGCGCCGCCTCGCCGCGCATGAGGAACTCACACTGATTGTGATATCCCACGACCTCGGCATTGTCGATGGTCTCTGTAAGGATGCGCTCGTGATGCGCTCCGGACGTATTGTCGAACACGGGCCGGTCGGCGACGTGCTCGAAAATCCGCAAGCCGACTACACCCGCGAACTTCTCGCCAGTGTTCCCCTACTTCCCCGTCGAGAGGACCGCACCCATGACTCCCACTGA
- a CDS encoding peptidylprolyl isomerase: MRSSRLAAVAATFVLALTLGGCATTPSASSTSGSETTPSAATTCAYQASTSPAAKKVTAPPTTPAVTGEVSVTIATSAGDLNLTLDADKAPCAVNNFVSLAEQGYFDGTLCHRLTTSGIYVLQCGDPSGTGAGGPGYSFADELDPNESYPAGTVAMANAGPNTNGSQFFLVYQDAAGALAPAYTPFGTFDEASVNIVQEIAKGGLADDQVGPKTPVDISSVSVAP; the protein is encoded by the coding sequence ATGCGTTCTTCTCGGTTGGCGGCGGTTGCCGCGACGTTTGTGCTGGCTTTGACCCTCGGCGGGTGCGCCACGACCCCGAGCGCTTCGTCGACGTCGGGGAGCGAGACGACGCCCTCGGCCGCCACCACTTGCGCCTACCAGGCGAGCACGAGTCCGGCTGCCAAGAAGGTGACGGCTCCTCCCACCACGCCTGCAGTCACCGGCGAAGTTTCCGTCACGATCGCTACTTCGGCTGGTGACCTCAACCTGACGCTTGATGCCGACAAGGCGCCGTGCGCGGTCAACAACTTCGTGTCGCTCGCCGAGCAGGGCTATTTCGACGGCACATTGTGCCACCGACTGACCACGAGTGGCATCTACGTTTTGCAGTGTGGAGACCCGTCTGGCACCGGTGCGGGCGGTCCGGGCTACTCATTCGCCGACGAACTCGACCCCAATGAGAGCTACCCTGCAGGCACGGTCGCGATGGCAAACGCGGGACCGAACACGAACGGTTCCCAGTTCTTCCTCGTCTACCAGGATGCGGCTGGTGCGCTGGCTCCCGCCTACACACCGTTCGGAACGTTCGACGAGGCTTCCGTGAACATCGTGCAGGAAATCGCGAAGGGCGGTCTCGCCGACGACCAGGTCGGCCCCAAGACTCCCGTCGACATTTCATCGGTGTCGGTCGCGCCATAG